A stretch of Shinella zoogloeoides DNA encodes these proteins:
- the ybaK gene encoding Cys-tRNA(Pro) deacylase: MSKTTRATQALTKAGVVFTVHTYDYDPGADRVGIQAAEALGEDPARVLKTLMAEVDGKPVCVIVPSDREVSMKRLASAFKGKSANMMKPADAERLTGFVVGGISPFGQKKQVPTAIEEAALAHEAVYMNGGQRGLQVRLAPRDVVTALKAITASVIA, encoded by the coding sequence ATGTCGAAGACCACCCGCGCGACACAGGCCCTGACGAAAGCCGGCGTCGTCTTCACCGTCCACACCTACGACTACGATCCGGGTGCCGACCGTGTCGGCATCCAGGCTGCCGAGGCGCTGGGGGAGGATCCCGCGCGCGTCCTCAAGACGCTGATGGCGGAGGTGGACGGCAAGCCGGTCTGCGTCATCGTGCCCTCGGATCGCGAGGTCAGCATGAAGAGGCTGGCAAGCGCCTTCAAGGGCAAGTCCGCCAACATGATGAAGCCGGCCGATGCCGAGCGGCTGACCGGCTTCGTTGTCGGCGGCATCAGCCCCTTCGGCCAGAAGAAGCAGGTGCCGACCGCCATCGAGGAGGCGGCGCTGGCGCACGAGGCCGTCTACATGAACGGCGGCCAGCGTGGCCTTCAGGTGCGCCTTGCCCCGCGCGATGTGGTGACGGCGCTGAAGGCGATAACCGCGTCCGTCATCGCCTGA
- a CDS encoding 2-hydroxyacid dehydrogenase — MSTKSPVIIDLKFDQEQVAAALKGAFPDREVINLLHPANRNRDLSGIDYAVVWKPGADLFSRAKDLKVVFSGGAGVDHVLTLPGLPDVPLVRFVDETLTTRMSEWVVMQCLLHLRQHGAYEAQRQKRIWRELNQPEAKEITVGIMGFGVLGQDSARKLKTLGFNVIGWSKSGRKVEGFETYDEKGLDAFLGRTDFLVGLLPLTPDTRNIYNTGLFTRLSRKGPFGAPVFINAGRGGSQVEADIVASVNDGTLHGASLDVFQQEPLPLESPFWSMDKVLMTPHASAASDVAALFRHVAQQIGRLESGKPLEYLVDRGAGY, encoded by the coding sequence ATGTCGACGAAAAGCCCCGTCATCATCGATCTGAAATTCGATCAGGAGCAGGTCGCCGCCGCGCTCAAGGGTGCTTTCCCCGATCGCGAGGTGATCAACCTGCTGCACCCGGCAAACCGCAACCGCGACCTCTCGGGCATCGACTACGCCGTCGTCTGGAAGCCGGGTGCCGACCTCTTCTCCCGGGCGAAGGACCTCAAGGTCGTCTTCTCGGGTGGCGCGGGCGTCGATCATGTCCTTACGCTGCCCGGCCTGCCGGACGTGCCGCTGGTGCGCTTCGTCGACGAGACGCTGACGACGCGCATGAGCGAATGGGTGGTCATGCAGTGCCTCCTGCACCTTCGCCAGCACGGGGCCTATGAGGCGCAGCGCCAGAAGCGCATCTGGCGTGAACTCAACCAACCGGAGGCGAAGGAGATCACCGTCGGCATCATGGGCTTCGGCGTGCTCGGGCAGGATTCGGCGCGCAAGCTGAAGACGCTCGGCTTCAACGTCATCGGCTGGTCGAAGAGCGGCCGCAAGGTCGAGGGCTTCGAGACCTATGACGAAAAGGGTCTCGACGCCTTCCTCGGCAGGACGGATTTCCTCGTCGGCCTGCTGCCGCTGACACCAGATACACGGAACATCTACAATACCGGCCTCTTCACCCGCCTCAGCCGCAAGGGTCCCTTCGGCGCGCCGGTCTTCATCAATGCCGGCCGCGGCGGCAGCCAGGTCGAGGCGGATATCGTCGCCTCCGTCAACGACGGCACGCTGCACGGGGCCTCGCTCGACGTGTTCCAGCAGGAGCCGCTGCCGCTTGAAAGCCCCTTCTGGTCGATGGATAAGGTCCTCATGACCCCGCATGCCTCCGCCGCCTCCGACGTTGCCGCCCTCTTCCGCCATGTCGCCCAGCAGATCGGGCGGCTGGAAAGCGGCAAGCCGCTGGAATATCTGGTGGATCGTGGCGCGGGCTACTGA
- a CDS encoding aminopeptidase, producing the protein MTNPSIDPQKLEKLAEVAVRVGLQLRKGQDLVMTAPIAALPLVRLITKHAYMAGAGLVSTFYADEEATLARYRHAPDESFDRATDWLYEGMAKAYANGAARLAIAGDNPMLLSAEDPAKVARANKANSTAYKPALEKIANFDINWNIVSYPNPSWARQVFPNDPENVAVEKLANAIFAASRVDVADPVAAWAEHNANLAKRSAWLNGQRFSALHFKGPGTDLTVGLADGHEWHGGASTAKNGITCNPNIPTEEVFTTPHALRVEGHVSSTKPLSHQGTLIDDIQVRFEGGRIVEAKASKGEAVLNKVLDTDEGARRLGEVALVPHSSPISASGILFYNTLFDENASCHIALGQCYSKCFLDGAGLSPDEIRAQGGNESLIHIDWMIGSDKVDIDGIRADGSRAPVMRAGEWA; encoded by the coding sequence ATGACCAATCCCTCCATCGATCCGCAAAAGCTCGAAAAACTCGCCGAAGTCGCCGTGCGCGTCGGCCTCCAGCTCCGCAAGGGGCAGGACCTCGTGATGACCGCGCCGATCGCCGCGCTGCCGCTCGTCCGCCTCATCACCAAGCACGCCTATATGGCCGGCGCGGGCCTCGTCAGCACCTTCTATGCCGATGAGGAGGCGACGCTCGCCCGCTACCGCCATGCCCCGGACGAAAGCTTCGACCGCGCGACGGACTGGCTCTACGAGGGTATGGCCAAGGCTTACGCCAACGGCGCGGCGCGCCTTGCGATTGCCGGCGACAACCCGATGCTGCTTTCGGCCGAGGACCCGGCCAAGGTCGCTCGCGCCAACAAGGCCAATTCGACCGCCTACAAGCCGGCGCTGGAGAAGATCGCCAATTTCGACATCAACTGGAATATCGTCTCCTACCCGAACCCGTCCTGGGCCAGGCAGGTCTTCCCGAACGATCCTGAGAACGTTGCTGTCGAAAAGCTCGCCAATGCCATCTTCGCCGCCTCGCGCGTCGATGTCGCCGATCCGGTCGCCGCCTGGGCGGAGCACAATGCCAACCTTGCCAAGCGCTCGGCCTGGCTGAACGGCCAGCGTTTCTCGGCCCTGCATTTCAAGGGACCGGGTACGGACCTGACGGTCGGCCTCGCCGACGGGCACGAATGGCACGGCGGCGCCTCCACGGCGAAGAACGGCATCACCTGCAACCCGAACATCCCGACGGAAGAGGTCTTCACGACGCCCCATGCGCTGCGGGTGGAAGGCCATGTCTCCTCCACCAAGCCGCTCTCCCACCAGGGCACGCTGATCGACGATATCCAGGTCCGCTTCGAGGGTGGCCGCATCGTCGAGGCGAAAGCGTCGAAGGGCGAGGCGGTGCTGAACAAGGTGCTGGACACGGACGAGGGCGCGCGCCGGCTCGGCGAAGTGGCGCTGGTCCCGCATTCCTCGCCGATCTCGGCGAGCGGCATCCTCTTCTACAACACGCTGTTCGATGAGAATGCCTCCTGCCACATCGCGCTCGGCCAGTGCTATTCCAAGTGCTTCCTCGACGGCGCGGGCCTTTCGCCGGATGAGATTCGCGCGCAGGGCGGCAATGAAAGCCTCATCCATATCGACTGGATGATCGGCTCCGACAAGGTGGATATCGACGGCATCCGCGCGGACGGAAGCCGCGCCCCGGTCATGCGCGCCGGCGAGTGGGCCTGA